The Castellaniella sp. genome includes a window with the following:
- the hpf gene encoding ribosome hibernation-promoting factor, HPF/YfiA family yields MSLTITGRHLEITPAIREYVHTKTARVLRHFDQVIDTQVLLSIQPLKHTAEITMRLRGKDLHCEATDENLYAAIDLLVDKVDRQVIKYKSKAQTYAHEPAKRMDIHAE; encoded by the coding sequence ATGAGCCTGACAATCACCGGTCGCCATCTGGAAATCACCCCCGCCATCCGCGAATATGTACACACCAAGACAGCTCGCGTCTTACGGCACTTCGATCAGGTCATCGATACCCAGGTCCTGCTCTCCATCCAGCCACTGAAACACACGGCCGAGATCACCATGCGTCTGCGTGGCAAGGACTTGCATTGCGAAGCCACGGATGAAAATCTGTATGCGGCCATCGATTTATTGGTCGACAAGGTCGACCGTCAGGTGATCAAATACAAATCCAAGGCTCAAACCTACGCCCACGAACCCGCCAAACGCATGGACATCCACGCTGAATAA
- the lptB gene encoding LPS export ABC transporter ATP-binding protein gives MQGWSVVTSSLHTEAPRTAGSLQAIGLGKSFGRRAVVQDVSLSVDSGEVVGLLGPNGAGKTTSFYMIVGLIPADTGRIVIDHHEVTGVPMHRRARLGLSYLPQDASVFRRLTVEQNIRAVLELQRDTNGQALSRHDLEERLESLIDELQIEHIRRNMALSLSGGERRRVEIARALATHPRFILLDEPFAGVDPIAVIEIQRIVQFLRGRNIGVLITDHNVRETLGICDRAYIISEGRVLTSGHPNEIVDNEAVRQVYLGKNFRM, from the coding sequence ATGCAAGGCTGGTCAGTCGTGACGTCATCTCTACACACTGAAGCCCCACGCACCGCCGGCAGCCTGCAGGCCATCGGCTTGGGCAAAAGCTTTGGGCGACGCGCCGTGGTGCAGGATGTGTCTCTGTCGGTCGATAGCGGCGAAGTCGTCGGCCTGCTGGGCCCCAACGGGGCGGGCAAGACCACCAGTTTTTACATGATTGTGGGCCTGATCCCCGCCGACACCGGGCGGATTGTGATCGATCACCACGAGGTCACCGGCGTCCCGATGCACCGACGCGCCCGTCTGGGCCTGTCCTATCTGCCCCAGGACGCATCCGTGTTTCGCCGCCTGACGGTAGAACAAAACATCCGTGCCGTCCTGGAACTTCAGCGCGACACCAATGGCCAGGCGCTGTCCAGACATGACCTGGAAGAACGCCTGGAATCACTGATCGACGAGCTGCAAATCGAACATATCCGGCGCAACATGGCCTTGTCTTTGTCCGGCGGAGAACGCCGCCGGGTGGAAATTGCCCGGGCGCTGGCCACCCACCCGCGGTTTATTTTGCTGGACGAGCCTTTTGCCGGGGTCGACCCGATTGCCGTGATCGAAATCCAACGCATCGTGCAGTTTTTACGGGGTCGCAATATCGGGGTGCTGATCACCGATCACAATGTGCGCGAGACCCTGGGGATCTGTGACCGCGCCTATATCATCAGCGAAGGCCGGGTACTGACCAGCGGCCATCCCAACGAAATCGTCGACAACGAAGCCGTGCGCCAAGTCTATCTGGGCAAAAACTTCCGAATGTAG
- the lptA gene encoding lipopolysaccharide transport periplasmic protein LptA has product MKTLPLALLAAAGCLALVANTTAAPAQTAPEPDPDTIILSDSLHYDDISKTSTFTGNVVLTRGPMTLRAAKLTTHEDAQGNQFGSATAGQGEHVTIRQENPEKFETLIATGLQADYVGQSGDITLTGQATVTRQICGQAVDNVRGARIIYHQKSGTYEAFGGKNSAASGGRVRSLAQSQSRVDQAIAKCKAGQS; this is encoded by the coding sequence ATGAAAACCTTGCCTCTTGCCTTGTTGGCAGCCGCTGGCTGCCTGGCCCTGGTAGCCAACACGACAGCCGCACCCGCACAGACCGCCCCCGAACCCGATCCCGACACGATCATTCTGTCTGACTCCCTGCACTATGATGACATCAGCAAGACCAGCACCTTCACGGGCAATGTCGTGCTCACACGCGGCCCCATGACCCTGCGGGCTGCCAAGCTCACTACCCACGAAGACGCCCAGGGCAATCAGTTCGGCTCGGCCACGGCGGGCCAGGGCGAGCATGTCACCATCCGCCAGGAAAACCCGGAAAAATTCGAAACCCTGATCGCCACGGGGCTGCAGGCCGATTATGTCGGCCAGTCTGGTGACATCACCCTGACGGGCCAGGCCACCGTCACCCGACAAATCTGCGGCCAAGCCGTCGATAATGTCCGAGGCGCACGGATTATTTATCACCAGAAATCCGGTACCTACGAAGCCTTTGGTGGAAAAAATTCCGCCGCATCGGGGGGGCGGGTGCGATCGCTGGCTCAGTCTCAATCGCGCGTCGACCAGGCCATTGCCAAATGCAAGGCTGGTCAGTCGTGA
- the lptC gene encoding LPS export ABC transporter periplasmic protein LptC — protein sequence MRDRLPGLVAVLLLGLLVLGTWWASDYTLQSIEVDPPRRLTHERDSWASAFVMIRTDPQGHAINRLEGSSMDHFPDTDSYDIANPRAVGHQPDTPVTVGTADSATLDQHGERITLNGNAHLQRQPDATHNLLDVRSEQLIIEPNLDLVHTDRPALVINGNSTMRGLGMRYDNRTRQLNVESASDVKISGADQANKSIAPTKNSQP from the coding sequence ATGAGGGATCGCCTGCCCGGGCTGGTGGCCGTCCTGTTGCTGGGATTGCTGGTGCTGGGCACTTGGTGGGCATCCGACTACACCCTGCAGTCCATCGAGGTCGATCCGCCCCGCCGCCTGACCCACGAACGAGACTCCTGGGCCAGCGCCTTCGTCATGATCCGCACCGACCCCCAAGGGCATGCCATCAACCGCCTGGAAGGCTCCAGCATGGATCATTTCCCGGACACGGACAGCTATGACATCGCCAATCCCCGTGCCGTTGGCCACCAGCCGGACACCCCAGTCACGGTAGGCACCGCCGACTCTGCCACCCTGGACCAGCACGGCGAACGCATCACCCTGAATGGCAACGCCCATCTGCAACGCCAACCGGATGCCACACATAATCTCCTGGATGTACGCAGCGAACAGCTGATCATCGAGCCCAACCTGGATCTGGTCCATACCGACCGTCCGGCGCTGGTCATCAACGGCAATTCAACCATGCGCGGCCTGGGGATGCGCTACGATAACCGCACCCGCCAACTGAACGTGGAATCCGCCAGCGACGTCAAGATATCCGGCGCCGATCAGGCCAACAAATCCATCGCCCCAACCAAAAACAGCCAACCATGA
- a CDS encoding KdsC family phosphatase, producing MNELPSFSHPAEAQILARISPDVRARARAIRLMIFDVDGILTDGSLWYGEHGEAAKPFNALDGHGLRLLREQGIRVAWVSGRKSAITARRAAELGIAPVLQGIHDKITTVEDLAREAGLSLDAVGYMGDDIIDLPVLQRAGLAVSVPNAPFYVSQAAHWITNLSGGRGAVRECCDLILAAQGRLGACFTASLSTLGGAIQ from the coding sequence ATGAACGAACTCCCCAGTTTTTCCCACCCTGCCGAAGCCCAGATCCTGGCCCGCATCAGTCCCGACGTCCGCGCCCGCGCCCGCGCCATCCGCCTGATGATCTTTGATGTAGACGGCATCCTGACCGACGGCAGTCTGTGGTACGGCGAACACGGCGAAGCTGCCAAACCCTTTAACGCCCTGGATGGTCACGGATTGCGGCTGCTGCGCGAACAAGGCATCCGGGTGGCCTGGGTCAGTGGCCGCAAGAGCGCCATCACCGCCCGGCGCGCGGCTGAACTGGGCATTGCGCCGGTCCTGCAGGGAATTCACGACAAAATCACCACCGTCGAGGACCTGGCCCGCGAGGCAGGCCTGTCGTTGGATGCGGTCGGCTATATGGGCGACGACATCATCGACCTGCCGGTCCTGCAGCGCGCGGGCCTGGCCGTCAGCGTCCCCAACGCGCCCTTTTACGTCAGCCAAGCCGCACACTGGATCACCAATCTGTCTGGCGGACGCGGGGCCGTGCGCGAATGCTGCGACCTGATCCTGGCTGCTCAAGGCCGCTTGGGCGCGTGCTTCACCGCATCGCTGTCGACCTTGGGTGGTGCCATCCAATGA
- a CDS encoding KpsF/GutQ family sugar-phosphate isomerase translates to MHSHPQPQPQPDALHHSALRTFDIEIQALQALRGRIDQQFQQAVRLILDCQGRVVVTGIGKSGHIARKIAATLASTGTPAFFMHAAEAIHGDLGMLTSQDIVLAISYSGSAQELITIISVAKRMGAHIIAMTGHPDSELATHADISLDAAVAQEACPLNLAPTASTTAALVLGDAIAVACLEARGFNRDDFARSHPGGALGRRLLTSVADIMRSGAALPRVSPDTLIPDALAEMSSKGMGMTIVLDGQRPTGIFTDGDLRRMIAQHGDIRALPVSAGMSHHPRTIAPGAPAIEAASIMDTHKLNQMLVLDADGLLLGALHMHDLLAAKVI, encoded by the coding sequence ATGCACAGCCACCCCCAGCCCCAGCCCCAGCCCGACGCGCTCCATCACAGCGCCCTGCGCACTTTCGACATCGAAATTCAGGCCCTGCAGGCCTTGCGCGGGCGTATCGATCAGCAGTTCCAGCAGGCCGTCCGCCTGATCCTGGATTGCCAGGGGCGCGTGGTCGTCACCGGCATCGGCAAATCCGGCCATATCGCCCGCAAGATCGCCGCCACGCTGGCCTCCACCGGGACACCGGCCTTTTTCATGCACGCCGCCGAAGCCATCCATGGGGATCTGGGCATGCTCACCAGCCAGGATATCGTGCTCGCCATCTCCTATTCCGGCTCGGCCCAAGAACTCATCACCATCATTTCGGTGGCCAAACGCATGGGCGCCCACATCATCGCCATGACCGGCCACCCGGATTCAGAGCTCGCCACCCATGCCGACATCAGCCTGGACGCCGCCGTCGCCCAAGAAGCCTGTCCGCTGAACCTGGCCCCCACCGCCAGCACCACAGCGGCGCTGGTTTTGGGTGACGCCATTGCCGTGGCCTGTCTGGAAGCCCGTGGCTTCAACCGCGATGACTTCGCCCGCTCCCACCCTGGCGGGGCGTTGGGCCGACGGCTACTGACCTCGGTCGCCGACATCATGCGCAGCGGCGCAGCACTGCCCCGGGTATCTCCCGACACCCTGATTCCCGACGCCTTGGCCGAGATGTCCTCCAAGGGCATGGGCATGACCATCGTCCTGGATGGCCAGCGCCCGACCGGCATCTTCACCGATGGCGATCTACGGCGCATGATCGCCCAGCACGGCGACATCCGCGCCCTGCCAGTCTCGGCCGGCATGAGCCACCACCCTCGCACCATCGCCCCCGGCGCTCCGGCCATCGAAGCCGCCAGCATCATGGATACGCACAAGCTCAATCAGATGCTGGTATTGGATGCCGACGGGCTATTATTGGGTGCTTTGCACATGCACGATCTACTCGCCGCCAAGGTCATCTGA
- a CDS encoding adenine phosphoribosyltransferase, translated as MQTDPAQYIRDTIRTVPDWPKPGVQFRDITPVLQDPRSFRVLIDLFVYRYMRQRLDLVAGIDARGFIVGSVLAYELNLGFVPVRKQGKLPYRTVAEEYALEYGNATVEMHTDSVRPGQRVLLIDDLIATGGTMLAASRLLQRLGANVAEAAAIIDLPELGGSQAVQDSGLPVYTVCAFDTD; from the coding sequence ATGCAAACCGATCCGGCTCAGTATATTCGCGACACGATTCGTACCGTGCCAGACTGGCCCAAGCCGGGCGTGCAGTTTCGGGACATTACCCCCGTGCTGCAGGACCCGCGTTCATTCCGGGTGCTGATCGACCTGTTCGTCTATCGCTATATGCGCCAGCGCCTGGATCTGGTGGCTGGCATTGATGCCCGGGGGTTTATCGTGGGCTCGGTGCTGGCTTACGAACTGAACCTGGGTTTTGTGCCTGTGCGCAAACAGGGCAAGCTGCCCTATCGCACGGTGGCCGAGGAATACGCCCTGGAATATGGCAATGCCACGGTCGAAATGCATACGGATTCCGTACGCCCCGGCCAGCGTGTGCTGTTGATCGACGACTTGATCGCCACCGGCGGCACCATGCTGGCAGCGTCGCGTCTGCTGCAGCGTCTGGGGGCCAACGTGGCTGAAGCCGCCGCCATCATTGACCTGCCCGAACTGGGCGGGTCACAGGCGGTACAGGACTCGGGCCTGCCGGTCTATACCGTCTGTGCGTTCGACACGGACTAG
- a CDS encoding FAD/FMN-binding oxidoreductase, whose product MNAPLPPQLLEPVDPPRLREIPYNYTSWSDREIVCRLLGEPAWQLLSELRGQRRTGRSARMLFEVLGDIWVVQRNPYLEDDLLDNPKRRHQLVEALNHRLNEVDQRRDDDHGSRDAKVQQLLATARQTVAAFEAHFVTVEKLRHDALKQLARHTKRDNIRFDGLSRVSHVTDATDWRVEYPFVVLMPDTEDEIATLVRTCIHLGLTIVPRGGGTGYTGGAIPLTWRSAVINTEKLDAIGTVEVVALPGVEQAVHTILTGAGVVTRRVAEAAEAAGHVFAVDPTSADASCVGGNVAMNAGGKKAVLWGTALDNLAWWRMVDPDGNWLEVTRLAHNLGKIHDAPQTQFQLAWFDGAYPPGKKPLRSETLTIEGQRFRKTGLGKDVTDKFLAGLPGVQKEGCDGLITAARWILHRMPAHTRTVCMEFFGQARHAVPSIVEVKHYLDTTGRASGAILAGLEHLDERYLRAVGYATKSKRGTLPKMVLIGDIVGDDEHTVALAASEVVRIANSRQGEGFIAVSPEARKKFWLDRARTAAISRHTNAFKINEDVVIPLPRMGEYTDAIERINIELSTRNKLRLIDALESYLQGELPVGKAEDPDDAEHTREFILSTRRQDALNTLAAVRRRWTWLLEHLDAPLAQHLETLASLNLAHRLPALQERLDTQPDSQLIDIIQDHTLRISWKTDIRGPMERHFAGAECAAVLAGLQATHDRILKSRVFVALHMHAGDGNVHTNIPVNSDDYEMLREANQAVARIMGIARSLDGVISGEHGIGLTKFEFLEAAELAPFQDYKQRIDPNGHFNAGKLMPGADLSRAWTPSFNLLGHESLIMQRSEIGAISNAIKDCLRCGKCKPVCATHAPRANLLYSPRNKILATSLLIEAFLYEEQTRRGVSIRHWEEFEDVGDHCTLCHKCYNPCPVDIDFGNVSMDMRALLRRMGKKSFNPGTAASMFFLNAKDPRVIKATRSVMIGMGYKAQRLAHDLLAPMAKKQMAHPPATVGKAPIREQVIHFVNKKMPGGLPKQTARKLLDIEDPNIVPIIRNPTATAPDSEAVFYFPGCGSERLFSQVGLATQAMLWHVGVQTVLPPGYLCCGYPQRGNGLTDKAEQMVTDNRVLFHRMATTLNYLDIKTVVVSCGTCYDQLESYEFDKIFPGCRLIDIHEYLLEKGVDIAGVQGTRYIYHDPCHTPMKQQDPMKTVKSLLGESNAIKTERCCGESGTLAVSRPDISTQIRHRKQEELAKNAAAIRADGFQGEVKMITSCPSCLQGLARYEQDTGLSADYIVVEMARHLLGKDWLPDYVKAANAGGIERVLV is encoded by the coding sequence ATGAACGCCCCTCTCCCTCCCCAGCTGCTGGAACCTGTCGATCCTCCTCGCCTGCGCGAGATCCCCTATAACTACACCTCCTGGTCCGACCGCGAGATCGTCTGCCGCCTGCTCGGCGAGCCCGCCTGGCAGCTATTGTCCGAATTGCGCGGCCAGCGGCGCACAGGTCGGTCCGCCCGCATGCTATTCGAGGTGCTGGGCGACATCTGGGTGGTACAGCGCAATCCCTATCTGGAAGACGACCTGCTGGACAATCCCAAACGGCGCCATCAGTTGGTCGAGGCCTTGAATCACCGGCTGAACGAAGTCGACCAGCGCCGCGACGATGATCACGGCAGCCGGGACGCCAAGGTCCAGCAGTTGCTGGCCACTGCGCGGCAGACTGTCGCCGCCTTCGAGGCCCACTTCGTGACGGTGGAAAAACTACGGCACGACGCGCTCAAGCAGCTTGCGCGCCACACCAAACGGGACAACATCCGCTTTGACGGCCTCTCGCGGGTTTCCCATGTCACCGATGCGACCGACTGGCGGGTGGAATACCCCTTTGTCGTCCTGATGCCTGACACCGAGGACGAAATCGCCACCCTGGTACGCACCTGTATTCATTTGGGGCTGACCATTGTGCCGCGTGGGGGCGGTACCGGCTATACCGGGGGGGCCATCCCCCTGACATGGCGCTCCGCCGTCATCAATACTGAAAAGCTCGACGCCATCGGCACCGTCGAAGTCGTCGCCCTGCCCGGGGTCGAACAGGCCGTGCATACCATTCTGACCGGCGCCGGCGTGGTCACTCGCCGCGTGGCCGAGGCCGCCGAGGCCGCCGGCCATGTATTCGCCGTGGACCCAACCTCGGCCGATGCTTCCTGTGTGGGCGGCAATGTGGCCATGAACGCGGGCGGAAAAAAAGCCGTGCTGTGGGGCACGGCACTGGATAACCTGGCCTGGTGGCGCATGGTGGACCCAGACGGCAATTGGCTGGAAGTTACCCGGCTGGCACACAATCTGGGCAAGATCCACGATGCGCCACAGACCCAATTCCAACTGGCCTGGTTTGACGGCGCATACCCCCCGGGAAAAAAACCCCTGCGCTCGGAAACTCTGACGATCGAAGGCCAGCGTTTTCGTAAAACGGGGCTAGGCAAGGACGTCACCGACAAGTTTCTGGCAGGCCTGCCCGGCGTACAAAAAGAAGGCTGCGACGGTCTGATCACTGCAGCCCGCTGGATTTTGCATCGCATGCCCGCGCATACGCGCACCGTCTGCATGGAGTTCTTCGGCCAAGCCCGCCACGCCGTGCCCTCCATCGTCGAGGTCAAGCACTATCTGGACACCACCGGCCGCGCCAGCGGTGCCATCCTGGCCGGGCTGGAACACCTGGACGAACGCTACCTGCGTGCCGTGGGCTATGCCACCAAAAGCAAGCGCGGCACTTTGCCGAAAATGGTTCTGATCGGCGACATCGTCGGCGACGACGAACACACGGTCGCGCTGGCCGCCAGCGAGGTCGTCCGCATCGCCAACTCGCGCCAAGGTGAAGGCTTTATCGCCGTCAGCCCCGAGGCCCGCAAGAAGTTCTGGCTGGATCGCGCCCGCACAGCGGCGATCTCGCGCCACACCAATGCCTTCAAGATCAACGAAGACGTGGTGATTCCGCTGCCCCGCATGGGCGAATACACCGATGCCATCGAACGCATCAACATCGAACTATCCACCCGCAACAAGCTGCGCCTGATCGATGCCCTGGAAAGCTATCTGCAGGGTGAACTCCCGGTAGGCAAGGCCGAGGACCCCGATGACGCGGAACACACCCGTGAATTCATCCTGTCCACCCGGCGCCAGGACGCTCTGAACACGCTGGCTGCCGTGCGCCGACGCTGGACCTGGCTACTGGAGCACCTGGATGCCCCGCTGGCTCAACACCTGGAAACGCTGGCATCACTGAACCTGGCCCACCGGCTGCCCGCCCTGCAGGAACGCCTGGACACACAGCCCGACAGCCAACTGATCGATATCATCCAGGACCATACCCTGCGGATTTCCTGGAAAACCGACATACGCGGTCCCATGGAGCGCCATTTTGCCGGTGCCGAATGCGCCGCAGTCCTGGCCGGTCTGCAAGCCACCCACGACCGCATCCTGAAAAGCCGCGTCTTCGTCGCCCTGCACATGCATGCAGGCGACGGCAACGTCCATACCAATATCCCGGTCAACTCTGACGACTACGAGATGCTGCGCGAAGCCAACCAGGCCGTGGCCCGCATCATGGGCATTGCCCGCAGCCTGGATGGCGTGATCTCGGGCGAACACGGCATCGGTCTGACCAAGTTCGAGTTCCTGGAAGCAGCCGAACTGGCGCCCTTCCAGGACTACAAGCAACGCATCGACCCAAATGGTCATTTCAATGCAGGCAAGCTCATGCCGGGGGCCGACCTGTCCCGCGCCTGGACGCCCAGCTTCAACTTATTGGGCCATGAATCGCTGATCATGCAGCGCAGCGAGATCGGGGCGATCTCCAATGCCATCAAGGACTGTCTGCGCTGCGGCAAGTGCAAACCCGTTTGCGCCACCCATGCCCCCCGTGCCAATCTGCTGTATTCGCCGCGCAATAAAATTCTGGCGACCTCTCTGTTGATCGAAGCGTTTTTATACGAAGAACAAACCCGGCGCGGGGTCAGCATCCGCCACTGGGAGGAATTCGAGGACGTAGGCGACCACTGTACGCTATGCCACAAGTGCTATAACCCTTGCCCGGTGGACATAGACTTCGGCAATGTCTCCATGGATATGCGCGCGCTATTGCGGCGCATGGGCAAAAAATCCTTCAATCCTGGCACCGCCGCCTCTATGTTTTTTCTGAACGCCAAAGACCCGCGCGTCATCAAGGCCACCCGCAGCGTCATGATCGGCATGGGCTACAAGGCACAACGCCTGGCCCATGATCTGCTGGCGCCCATGGCCAAAAAACAGATGGCGCACCCCCCCGCCACCGTGGGCAAGGCCCCGATCCGCGAGCAAGTGATCCACTTCGTCAACAAAAAAATGCCCGGTGGCCTGCCCAAGCAAACTGCCCGCAAACTGCTGGATATCGAAGACCCCAACATCGTCCCCATTATCCGCAACCCGACGGCCACCGCGCCGGACAGCGAAGCTGTGTTTTATTTCCCTGGCTGCGGGTCCGAGCGCCTGTTCTCCCAAGTGGGCCTGGCCACTCAGGCCATGTTGTGGCATGTCGGGGTACAGACCGTCCTGCCCCCCGGCTATCTATGCTGTGGCTACCCGCAGCGCGGCAACGGCCTGACGGACAAGGCCGAACAAATGGTGACCGACAACCGGGTCCTGTTTCACCGCATGGCCACCACCCTGAACTACCTGGACATCAAAACCGTGGTGGTCAGTTGCGGCACCTGTTACGACCAACTGGAAAGCTACGAATTCGACAAGATATTCCCTGGCTGCCGCCTGATCGACATTCACGAATACCTATTGGAAAAAGGCGTGGATATTGCTGGCGTACAGGGGACGCGCTACATCTATCACGACCCCTGCCACACGCCCATGAAGCAGCAAGACCCGATGAAAACCGTGAAATCGCTATTGGGCGAATCGAATGCCATCAAAACCGAACGCTGCTGCGGCGAATCCGGCACCCTGGCTGTCTCGCGGCCCGATATCTCCACCCAGATCCGCCATCGCAAACAAGAGGAACTGGCCAAGAACGCGGCAGCCATTCGGGCCGATGGTTTCCAGGGCGAAGTCAAAATGATTACATCCTGCCCCTCGTGCCTGCAGGGACTGGCCCGCTACGAACAGGATACAGGCTTGTCCGCCGATTACATCGTGGTCGAGATGGCCCGCCATCTGCTGGGCAAGGACTGGCTGCCGGACTACGTCAAGGCAGCCAACGCGGGCGGGATCGAACGCGTCCTGGTCTGA
- a CDS encoding YqaA family protein — translation MEIWLQTTINALLAALALPSIGLPAIFLISLISATLLPLGSEPAVFAYVHLAPPMFWPAVLVATLGNTLGGIISYAMGAGAQAAWLRWRRAATDADMPPASQPDQPVTAGGRWQRLSTNWFQRFGPPALLLSWLPGIGDPLCAVAGWLRLPFWPCVLYMAIGKLLRYILMTAALMHAWTWLAGWW, via the coding sequence ATGGAAATCTGGCTGCAAACCACTATTAATGCCCTATTGGCAGCACTGGCGCTCCCCAGCATAGGCCTGCCCGCGATTTTTCTCATCAGCCTGATATCGGCCACCTTATTGCCTTTGGGGTCCGAGCCGGCTGTCTTTGCCTATGTACACCTGGCACCACCGATGTTCTGGCCAGCAGTGTTGGTGGCCACGCTGGGTAATACGCTGGGCGGCATCATCAGCTATGCCATGGGTGCAGGCGCCCAAGCCGCCTGGCTGCGCTGGCGGCGCGCTGCCACAGACGCCGACATGCCCCCGGCCTCGCAACCGGATCAGCCCGTGACTGCGGGGGGGCGCTGGCAGCGACTAAGCACCAACTGGTTCCAGCGTTTTGGTCCCCCGGCGCTGCTGCTGTCGTGGCTACCCGGCATTGGCGACCCCCTGTGTGCCGTGGCCGGCTGGCTACGACTACCCTTCTGGCCCTGTGTCCTATATATGGCCATCGGCAAACTATTGCGTTATATCCTCATGACCGCCGCGCTCATGCACGCCTGGACCTGGCTGGCAGGCTGGTGGTAG
- a CDS encoding sensor domain-containing diguanylate cyclase, with the protein MDTPKQRYVFDKPLSAVVGLLFLAIISFIWFAVTHRIYTEREQAVEAAMHANANLAIAFEQEIYRTLKSAEQVAAFVREEAVHRGDSLDLKDWLDRDIIRDSMFTIVSVVNADGAIVDSTLPTPPSVNYADRDFFLAQRHAQNDKLYINRPVLGRVSGQWRIPLSLRINQANGSFGGVVVIAIDPPNLSTFYRLAGLGSQDLLAVTGLDGYTRVRQIGQDIGMDESAKALPWFTRQMDRRHGNFEDKDGFDGVRRLISYRTLANYPLMVVIGTAYDEAIATAQLRQTHYLWVTLAATLVLLAGALGIILGLARQRAIYLALQASETRLAHAATHDPLTGLANRVLFQDRCLRALDASLRHHQSLVLLYLDLDGFKAVNDLHGHACGDLLLQQIAQRLNTQVRSESDDTVARFGGDEFALLLSNLSERHDAERIIQNILIALAQPFDLQGHEVQISASIGAVLYPQHGQDLNTLVGRADTAMYAAKNAGRNQFLWWRPDLQN; encoded by the coding sequence ATGGACACTCCTAAACAACGCTATGTCTTCGACAAGCCTTTAAGCGCCGTTGTCGGACTGTTGTTTTTAGCCATCATTTCCTTTATCTGGTTTGCCGTCACCCACCGCATCTACACCGAGCGCGAACAAGCCGTCGAGGCGGCCATGCACGCCAACGCCAACCTGGCGATCGCCTTCGAACAGGAAATCTACCGCACCCTGAAATCCGCCGAACAAGTCGCGGCCTTTGTGCGCGAAGAAGCCGTGCACCGGGGCGACTCTCTGGATCTGAAGGACTGGTTGGATCGTGACATCATTCGCGACTCCATGTTCACCATCGTCAGCGTCGTCAACGCAGACGGCGCAATTGTCGACAGCACCCTGCCTACCCCCCCTTCGGTGAACTATGCAGACCGCGATTTTTTCCTGGCTCAGCGCCATGCGCAAAACGACAAGCTGTATATCAACCGTCCCGTCCTGGGGCGCGTTTCCGGCCAGTGGCGCATCCCATTGTCGCTACGCATCAACCAAGCCAACGGCAGTTTCGGCGGCGTGGTCGTGATCGCCATCGACCCGCCCAATCTCAGTACCTTCTATCGCCTGGCAGGCCTGGGCAGCCAGGACTTGCTGGCTGTCACTGGCCTGGACGGCTATACACGCGTGCGCCAAATCGGCCAGGACATCGGCATGGACGAGTCCGCCAAAGCCCTGCCCTGGTTTACCCGACAGATGGACAGACGACACGGAAATTTCGAAGACAAAGACGGATTCGATGGCGTGCGCCGCCTGATCAGCTATCGCACCTTGGCCAACTATCCTCTGATGGTGGTCATCGGCACAGCCTACGACGAAGCCATTGCCACGGCACAACTACGCCAGACCCACTATCTCTGGGTAACCCTGGCAGCCACCCTGGTGCTATTGGCAGGCGCCCTGGGCATTATCCTGGGCCTGGCTAGGCAACGGGCCATCTATCTGGCACTGCAGGCCAGCGAAACCCGCCTGGCGCATGCCGCCACCCACGACCCACTGACCGGGCTGGCCAACCGGGTTCTGTTCCAGGACCGCTGCCTGCGCGCGCTGGATGCATCCCTGCGGCACCACCAATCCCTGGTATTGCTGTATCTGGACCTGGACGGCTTCAAGGCTGTCAACGATTTACACGGCCATGCCTGCGGCGATTTGCTGCTGCAGCAAATCGCCCAGCGCCTGAACACCCAGGTCAGATCAGAATCAGACGATACGGTAGCGCGTTTCGGCGGCGATGAATTCGCCTTGCTGCTCAGTAATCTGTCCGAACGCCACGACGCCGAGCGCATTATCCAGAATATCCTGATTGCACTGGCCCAGCCTTTTGATCTCCAGGGCCACGAAGTACAGATATCCGCCAGCATCGGCGCCGTGCTGTACCCCCAGCATGGCCAAGACCTGAATACCTTGGTAGGTCGTGCAGATACTGCCATGTATGCCGCCAAAAACGCCGGACGCAATCAGTTTCTCTGGTGGCGGCCCGACCTGCAAAACTGA